The following coding sequences are from one Campylobacter sp. RM16187 window:
- a CDS encoding AtpZ/AtpI family protein, whose protein sequence is MAKLNFGEIVKGAEQLSLGISMVVAVAIGTGLGFWIMKQTGWTWALFVGMAFGIAAAILNVKKAYNRVKKSMDELKDETKFKPVPYDEDDEEEDK, encoded by the coding sequence ATGGCTAAACTAAATTTTGGCGAGATCGTAAAAGGTGCAGAGCAGCTAAGTCTTGGTATATCTATGGTGGTTGCAGTTGCCATAGGAACCGGACTTGGGTTTTGGATAATGAAGCAGACGGGTTGGACTTGGGCACTGTTTGTTGGTATGGCTTTTGGTATCGCAGCAGCCATTTTAAATGTCAAAAAGGCTTATAACAGAGTTAAAAAGAGTATGGACGAGCTTAAAGATGAGACAAAATTTAAGCCTGTGCCATACGATGAGGATGATGAAGAGGAAGACAAATAG